The Colius striatus isolate bColStr4 chromosome Z, bColStr4.1.hap1, whole genome shotgun sequence DNA window GAACTTCTGTAGGTTCATTGGTGATAAAGGAAGAGTAGGGAAAATGTAGTCCCTCTgtgaaagcaaacaagaaacatGGTTACCCAGGACGTGGAGAAGACTGAGATACTCAATAACCTTTTTGTCTCAGTTTTCACCATCAAATGCCCTAGTCACGCTGCCCAAGTCACAGAATGCAAAGACAGGGACTAGGAGAGTGAAGAACCACCCACTGTAGAAGATCAGGTTCGAGACCATCTAAGGAACCTGAAGGTACACAAAACCGCATGACCTGATGAGATACATCCGTGTGTCTTGAGGGAACTGTCAGATGAAGTTGAACTGTCAGCTGAAGTTGCTTAGCCACTATCTATCATATCTGAGAAGTTGTGTAGAGGCCTGGTGCAGTTCCTACTGACTGGGAAAGCGGAAGCATAAcccccattttttttaaaaggagagaaggaagaccCAGGGAACTACAGGCAAGTTGATCTCACCTCTATGCCAGGGAACATCATGGAGCAGATTCTCCTGGAAAATGTGCTAAAGGACATGGAAAATAAGGAGGTGATTGGTGACGGCCAATGTGACTTCACAAAGGACAAATCACACCTGATGAATGGCCTTCTACAATGGGGTTATGATGTTAGTGGTTAAGGGAAGAGTGGCTGACACCATCTCTCTGGACttgtgcaaagcatttgacactgtcctGCACAGCAAATTTGTCTCTAAATTGAATAGACATGGATTTGAAAGGTGGTGGATGTTTGGCTGGATGGTTGCTGTCAAAGAGCTGTAATCAATGGTTCCATGTCCAAGTGGAGAGCAGTGATGAGTGATGTTCTTCAAGGGTCAGTATTGGGACTGGCACAGTTTGACATCTTTGGTGGCCACATAAACTGTGGGAtggagtgcaccctcagcaggtttgctgatgaACCAAGCTGTGTGGTACGGGCAACATACTGAGgggaagggatgccatccagagagaCCCTAATCTGTGCAAACCTCATAAAGTTCAATAacgccaagtgcaaggtcctgcaaaTGTGTTGGGGTAATTCCAAAAACAATTACATGGTGCTGAGTGCATTGAAAGCGGCCCTGTGGTGAAGGACTTAACGGGTGTTTGTGGATTAAAAGCTGAatatgacccagcaatgtgcacttgcagcccaggaGGTCAACCATCAAAAGCAGTATAGAATGCATCAAGGGAGGGGATTCTGTCCCTCTGCTGCAGTTGcatgagaccccacctgcagtactgTATTCAACTCTGGGGCCCTCAAGCACCCATAAAAACTTGGACCTGTTGGAACAGGTCCAGAGAAAGTCCATGAAGATAGTCAAGGGGATGAAGCACCTCTCCTCTGAAGACAGTCTGAGAGATTTGAgattgttcagcttggagaaggctctggggagactaTATAGGAGACTTCAGATTCCTAAAGGGAATCTGGGAAAGCTGGGAAGGACTTTTTATAAGGACATTGTACAGTAATGTTTTTAAACTGCAGGAGAGTGGATTTAGTTTAGATATTAGCAAGACATCTCTAAAGTGAGGCCAGGTTGGAtaaggctttgagcaacctaaTGTCGTGGAAGGTGTCTCCACCCATGGCAGGGGACTTGGGTTGTCctaaatcattctatgattctgtgattttctgaaATACTGATACTAATTTGTACTGCAGTAGTTAACTGTGTTTCAAATATTCCTACATCAGAAACTTCTGCtcctcattttgaaaaaaacagacgTTAGTCTATGCACAAAAATAGTTAAGTTTAGCTTGTCCTGAGGGACGGGGGGTGCCCTGCCAGGCTAAATTACAACTTAATAATTTACATCTTCTATATTAAAATAAGCAGAAGAGTAATCACAGAATGAGCCAATGACAGAGTGTTTCCAAATATGCCAAGACTGTCCTTTGATCCCATGACTGTGAACCAAAGTGAAAAAGCAAATAGAAGGTTTAGTCTTATTTCTTAATGCACTAGAAATGCAACAATATTCTTTTTATCACTAGAGGATATAGTCAATAGAGGTAAAAACAGTATTACTATTTGTTTAAGATCCTGATATAAACAGTATTATTAATAAACCAAATTTTAATCACTCTGCTTTTAAAGCTTTTGATTCTGGAATATTTTTCATGCTTTATACTCAAGCAGCTTCTATTTTGTGCATGGTTTgaagtgtgtttgtgtgtatatgtgtacaGTTCAACTTCTTTCATGGAAGAAATGTAGGAAAAAGAATGAGGTATGTTTGTCCATGCCCTATAGTGGTGCTTTTAATTGATAGTAGAGATCCACCATCATTGTGCACAAGACTGAAGTAATTCTGTCCCTAATTAGGTAGATAGCAGATAAAAACATGTAATCTAACACTGCTTCCCGAGACGCTGGGAGACAAAGATTGTACTATGATGTATGTCAACTCGCGCTGATGAATTTCAGACCCCAGTCAAAGACACAGCTGAAATATACATACCAGAGAAAAATCTTAGATCTTCAAATACTGAAGTGATGAATGCAGCATAAAGACACACTTGAAATCCCAGTTATATTTAAGTTGAAATACAGGTGCTCTGAACAGACAGAAGGAACACAACAGCATAAACGTGGTAAACCGATCTATCTGTCTGCAGTTGTTACTTGGAAAATGTCTAAAAGCTTCTGTCTTCCATGTATAGCCCCACTGTCAAATTTCAACAGAATGAAACTTTTATCACCATGAGTTTCATAACATAAGAGTCAGTGATTTTCCATATTCATAATTTTAAACAACTGATTTTAGGACTTTTAACACTCACCAGAGTTTCCTTATATTTTTAGCCATCTTTATAACTTTACTGACATTCTAAATCATATCAAAAGGTTTAATCACACTTGTATCACTGCTATGCTAAAAAGGCAGTTAGGTAATGGTGTTTATTTGAGTATCAGTTAGTGAAATGTTACAGTtttttagattttgttttctcctcactGGGTCAAAACTTGCTAAGAGTTTCACTATTAGCTATTCTAACAAGAATtagaaaatgaagttaaaacTATTTGTGATACATTTCTGCAGTACTGACCACAGTATAAattagaactttttttttcccatctttacTGGAAAATTGTGACAGCTGATAGAGCTTCTGAAATCACTTTCTGGATATACTTGGAGGATCAACAGTTGCACACTTTCTATTCttgttaacaaaacaaaaccacctccATACACCTCCATCTCACCAGTGGAGTCTGTCCAATGTCCTTAGATTCAGCAATGGAGAACTATTGACAGCATCTACCTGATTCTTGGCTTAAAGAATGCACTAATATATTTGAATGTTATGATTTGTTAATAAAATACTTACTGAATTTGGGAAACTGACTTCTGGTTAtactaaaaaaatatcttaCATGAATGTTGAATAGAAATATAGTAATTCTTTTTTAACAGATACCACAACCTGCAGCTGCCACTCAGGAGTCTTGCAACCTGTGGCACGTGAACTTAGAAACCATTCCAGAGTGGGTGAAATGTGTCATTGAAAAGGTAgatcttttttgcttttctctttgtcaTTCAAAATGGGAAATAAGTAAGGGAAACAAATTTCAAAGGCACTGTTCTGCCGAAGTTTGACTGTATTATAGTGGCCTAACTGAGGGAATTTTTCTCTTAACTGAACTGGGGGATTGTTGAGAGATCAGTTGTTGGAATGTGATGTGATGCCTTTTACGTTTAATGTGCTGTTACTTCATATGAATAGGAAGTAGTTAACCTTCCTGCAAATGAAAAGGTCTGACCACAAGCCAGTGTCACTGCTTTTGAGTTTTGGACACCCATTTGAAATTCCAAACTGTCTCATAAGTTCCCTGTTGTACTAATTGCTTCTGTTGagaattttctttcagttattttaGATCTAAAAGTTAATGTTGTTTCTCAGacagaataaacagaaacaatgtATTTCTTTTGCCCTACAGTTTTTCTCTGAACAGTCTTTGATTTGTAGAGGCAAAtgctgtttacatttctttctgcttaaACTTCAGTGGCCTAAATTTTACTATATTGCAAGTAACTTCTGGTCTAAGCAAATACTCCCTTAAAATgatacacacagaaaaaaagttatgaCTCTAAAACTAAGCATTCAAAAATTGAGAAAATTTGTTTCATCTTActtctttgctttgctgtgtACGTATAGCCTTCTGCACTTGAGGCCTAGAGAGTCAGATTTGGGACCTGGGAAATAATAAAACCCCAAGACCGCTGTGGAAAGGCCTAATTTATTTGCTCAGATTTCAGGGAAGAAATGCACCTCTGGTGGCAGAGGCAGAGAATGCAGTTCTCCATGAACACCTTCAGTATCTTAGTActcattttgtgttttaataTCCTGTGAACACTTGCCTCATTCACTTCTGACTTCTTGGGAAATATCTTATGGGTTTATGGATAAATGcgagagtttttaaaaaaattctgacTTATCCCCAGATCCTCCCAGGCTCTGAATAATTTTGTGATCATGTGTTATTTTCTCCTGTATGACTCCTGAATCAAAGGCTAAATCATTTTACATAAGCACAAAGTCTATTTGCAGGCTATAAAAACCCACTGTTTCCCAGCCAGTTCTTTTTTGCCATCTGTCCCTGTGCTTAACCAATCTCATTGGGCATCATGCACATATTAGTGTGTAGATAATCTTCAGTAGTTATAAATATCTAGTTACTGTTTCTGGTGAGCTTTGTTGacctgcattttctttcctccatcccGTATCACTTGGTTTAGCTTCAATGGCAAACCCTTCCAAGTTTTTCCTCTACATGCAGTTCATCATTAAGTCTCTGTACCTTCAGCTTCTTTTCAGGTCTCGCTGATTTCCCCCCTACCACCTCCTCCACTAGTAGGCTGTTACTTCTTTTACTGAGTCAGTGCTTCCACAGTCCGTTGCCAAATTCATGCTAAATCAGTCCTGAACTCCCTTATACTGCACCTCAGTCTCTGTGCGCATAGGACATTGAGACACCCTTTTTATTTCCTACCGTCTCTTGCATTCCCATTTCTGTCAGGCTCCTAGCCTTCTTCCCTAACCTCCATGAGTCACTCCTCCTCTCCATTTGGAGATCCAGGTTACTATTTCATGGTATCTGAAGGCCAGAAAGACTGAAGGCACTAGAAGGTGTTTTTTTGTGAATTTCAATACCTAACTCGAGACATCTGGGAAATGGAGTGTGGGAGACTTAACAGTAAATCTCTAAACCAGCTTAATTCTTTGAGAATAGCATAGGCACACATTGGTCAGCCTTATAAACAGTGAGAGACTGTGAATCTTCCAGGAATTTTCAGGGATTTGAAAGACTTTGGCAAATGTAaactgagatattttttttttctctaacttAAAAATGTTTGGATTTAAACAGATGCAATTTAAATAGATGCAATGAAAGACACGTCTTTGATACTTTAAAAGATGTTGAGGCTTTAACCCACAAGGCAGGAGTGTTTGTCAAAGAGGTATTATTTTTTAGAACTTTTTCTAGCATTGTGTACaaataaaaaacttttttttttttttcccagacaagTTTGTTTGAGTTGTTTTTCTAAAACTTCAGAATTGGTTTGACTGCAACTTTCTGAAACTTTCAGTCAAACAAGCATCAGTCATGGAATCATCTTTCCAAACTACCTTGAAAAGAcatttgaaactgaaagcaatAGAAATGTTGGATAGCTTCTGTAGTCATGACTCAACTTCACTTTAGGCATGCTAGTGAGTAATGTGTGACTGGAGTTAATAATGTAGTTTCTCATCAGGGCTCTAATCCTACCAACACTTGCATAACTTTAATCCTCAAAAGTGTTTCTGCTGGCAGATGAATATATTTACTGAAAATAGTAGTAGTTTACAAATATGGAGGAGTTCACAGATCTTtgatatgtattttcttttgaaaaaaaaggcttctaGAATTGAAATTAAATTCACAGAATtacaaataatgaaaatgttaatgtATAGAGTATTAAGGATTTGTCATCGTATCTGCACACAGATTGTGTTGTAATGCTACATACAACAAAATACAAGTACCATTTCAAGCTTTCAAGTGGGATaagcaaagtaaaaaaatacattgtcttTGTAAGAAATCTCCTTTCACAGTACTTAGTATGCAAGAAATGTGTCAGCCCTTGGAAGACTCAGGTGAGAAACTACGCTTGCCAATTCCAGATTAACATGGTAAATTGATTTCACTGCTTTGAAGGATCTACAGTTTTCATTAGTATCTTGTCTATGGAcaaattttaaacatatttcaaaATTTCAAAACCCATGCATTTTGAGATTTCTAGAATTAGTTACCACTGCAACAAGCAGAGTTTTAACCAAAACACTATCTCAGATTTTCCTTCTGCTATGAAGTGGCTTTTATTGTCTTTGAAAAACGGTAAAACCCTTGTATGATAAAAAAGTAACTCTAGTAATAATTTCTTaataatggggttttttttggtttttttgttttttcttttcttgtcaaTAGGCACAGTGGACAATTGGAAAACTGCACTGTCCATTCTGTGAGGCCTGCTTAGGGGGCTTTAACTTTGTTtgcaacacaaaatgttctTGTGGACAGTTAGTAAATATACATTTTTGCAGAAGTCAAACTGACTATCAGCCAGCTTTCTCAGTTAAATTGGCAAAATCATCAGGAAAACACTCACCTCTCTTCAAAATTCAGTCTGGTTTTAGCAAGGATACCTACCATGAAGTGGCAACTGCAACTTTGCAAGTCAAAAATCAAGGGCTTTCATATGTGAACAGAAATAATAATGGTACTGGAAGATTAACAGAAGCACTTTGTCTAGAAATAAGAGCTCCCAGATTTGAGATGAAAGGTAAAAAGTGTCCCTTAagtcaaaacaaaaatctttgtgCTTCCTATCCTATGAATGATGCATGCACTATAAAACCTTTTCACAGAAGATCCCATAGTTTGGATTTAAATATCAGAGAGAGACTtgttttgtcatctgtgttaTATGAGAGTTGCAGTATGAAAAGAGTTCACCACAACCAAAATGAAAATCCTTCTGTTTACACACAAAGTGGCGTGCAGTTAGAGTCCAGTAGGAAAGATGGTAGTTCTTCTTGGGACCTATATAGTTCCAGCATTGACAAATTACAAAAAAGATTTCAAATTATTTCCATTACCACATTACTACATGGAGAAACAGAAAGTGAATGTGATTTTGAAGCTACTGGACAATCTTCTGGAAGTGCTGTTGCAGATGGGTCACCTTTTGTGATGAGCCTTTCTTCACCTACACGTGCTGTAGAAGAGGAGCGATACATCACACCTGTTGGTCTTGTGCAACCTGCAAGTATTTCCTTCAACCAGAAACTGaataagagagaaagaaacaaattgaaaagcttgaggagaaaacaaaaaaggcaagaaaggtGGCTGCAGAAACAGGTAGGTGTTTAAAATTTATTATGTTGCTTTTCGGGAGTAAAGTTTGACTTGTTTTTATAAGTTATTCTGACTCTTTTTTTGTGCAGCAGAACCTTCATATGAGGTGACCCTTTTCTAAGCTGTCTCTGGTAAAGATACCATGCATCtcaatttttcattattaaagaTTTTCTGGAGAGCAGTCCAAGAGAACAGACCTGTTCAGATTGTGGAATGTCTTTGTAAATGCATAGGCTGCTTCTCTAAGTTTAGTTTGTTGCGATAACTTTATCTGTcaaatgttttttctgtcttgcagtAAGCCAAGATGTGTCCATAAACATTGTGGTGTGGCAGAATgcacttttattattttattatttattatataaACCTTGGATTGTAAATAGGAGCAATTCTCTGAGCTCCTGGCTGTGTTATCAGTGTACAACTGAGCTGGCCTGCTAACAGCAGAGAGACCCACACTTCCTCTCTGCTCTACAAGGGAAAGCTTTTAGGGCTTGTGAGGAGGATACTTGCATTTTGAGTGTGCATGTGTTTGTGTTCATGGGCAAATTTTAGACTTCTGGTAAGTAGTTATTATCATACTCTAACAATATGTCTAGCAAGTGCCAATATTAATTATTCTTGTTAATGTTACTGTAGCTAAGaagattaaatatttctgttaccAGTTTCCATTCATGTATATCTTTTCATATGTTTGAATTACTTGCTAATGTGTGAAGCTTGTAATAATTTTCTGAAGGatctcagattaaaaaaacatttctggCTCCTccaattttatttaatttctcttcacAATGTTTTTACGTAGAGAAAGACTATGTAGCCAGCTTCAAAACTTGGAGTATCTTCTAAGAAATTACCCTGATCCACTGGGAAAAAATGTTGTcctttttactttgttttataaCTAGATGTATGACTAGTtcttctgtatctttttttaaaacatgggAATTTTGTATTAGGAAGGTGACTAGTGATCAGTTTCCATGAAGTGAGTGTTTTCATGCTCCCAGTGTTAATCTAAAATCAGAGTAAACAGGTGGATGAGCTACTGCATTGTTTATCCATACAATTAGATGTTGTCTTGCCCTGCAGCTGTGAGTTTTCATGTCCATACTGATATTCTGATATTCTCAGTCTTGTAGTGAAGTCACTGTGCTTCAAAGGTTTAACTTATGACTTAGTTCACTTAATCTGTGCTTTTTTCATGTGTACACTGGTGTATAATTCTTTCTCCTGCACAGTCATGTTTGTATTTAAACTGTAAATCCTTCAGGTGTTTCATAGTGTGTTTATGGGCTTGGATTTCAGTCCCTCTTTCTTTAAACTCATACCAAGAGTTTTGTTCAGACTGCTTTTGGATTCCTCAGCTGGCTGTTGGAAGGCTAAGAGTGTTACCTCATGTTGGTACCAGAGTAAAGCGGGAAGTAACATGGAATCATGTTACTGGAGTAAAGCTGGAGGAGGCAAGCAGTAACTACAAGGCCTCACTTGTGAGCTTTGTTAGGGAAATATGCAGCCTTGGAGAAATTGTGT harbors:
- the RNF180 gene encoding E3 ubiquitin-protein ligase RNF180, with protein sequence MSNQESDVLCCWRCRKYIANSVCLAKCHGNEASKIPQPAAATQESCNLWHVNLETIPEWVKCVIEKAQWTIGKLHCPFCEACLGGFNFVCNTKCSCGQLVNIHFCRSQTDYQPAFSVKLAKSSGKHSPLFKIQSGFSKDTYHEVATATLQVKNQGLSYVNRNNNGTGRLTEALCLEIRAPRFEMKGKKCPLSQNKNLCASYPMNDACTIKPFHRRSHSLDLNIRERLVLSSVLYESCSMKRVHHNQNENPSVYTQSGVQLESSRKDGSSSWDLYSSSIDKLQKRFQIISITTLLHGETESECDFEATGQSSGSAVADGSPFVMSLSSPTRAVEEERYITPVGLVQPASISFNQKLNKRERNKLKSLRRKQKRQERWLQKQTVNDNLHTEDERELSRDKESYLCAVCLDVYFNPYMCYPCHHIFCEPCLRMLAKDNPASTPCPLCRTTIARVFFQTELNNSTRSFFPTEYLKLKENFQKSNSAKWPLPSCKTAFRVFEGFQRRSGTVTRRHFPHAAHRMDYMDFEDDSRGWRFDMDMVIIYIYSVNWVIGFIVFCFLCYFFFPF